The genomic segment CTTTCAAATAACTTGAATCTGTGATTTAAGATTATCAAAAGTACCATTATTTTCATAAATATAATCTGCCAATTTGAGACATTCCCCTATCTTTTGGGCATTATCAGAAGTATCTTCCATAGATTCTATTCTCTGAAACTCCTCCCAATCAGTAGGATCTCAGAATTTACCACGTTCTAGAAGTCGTTGAAAACGAATCCGAGGATCAGCATCAACTCCTACTAACATAAAATGAGTATTTTCTCGAAGATATTTAATCTGCCCCAACTGCCTCATGCCTGCTATAACCAAGGTCTCCTCAGGAGCTCTTTCAACAAGATACCGAGCGAGATATTCGTCTCAATATTTTTCTGCCAGCTCTCTCC from the Candidatus Gracilibacteria bacterium genome contains:
- a CDS encoding AAA family ATPase, giving the protein MKKVLGIIGTLASGKDTLAEMISEEFQLPFYQISSTLKMIAQERGMSPDREYLIRLGRELAEKYGDEYLARYLVERAPEETLVIAGMRQLGQIKYLRENTHFMLVGVDADPRIRFQRLLERGKFGDPTDWEEFQRIESMEDTSDNAQKIGECLKLADYIYENNGTFDNLKSQIQVIGKMFHVR